Proteins encoded by one window of Halosolutus amylolyticus:
- a CDS encoding ArsR/SmtB family transcription factor, with protein MTRLLPTGTDASVQRTDDPVVLCLDDDATREVFAALSSETAYEMFQLLTEEPATPATVADRLDTSIQNVHYHLENLAEADLIEVADTCYSEKGREMNVFVVSEDPTLVVLGPSDDRVHLKRAFKSLSSVIGPTAILLAVADLWSRLLGSE; from the coding sequence ATGACTCGACTACTGCCGACAGGAACGGACGCGTCGGTCCAGCGAACCGACGATCCAGTGGTACTGTGTCTCGACGACGACGCGACGAGGGAGGTGTTTGCAGCCCTCTCCTCCGAGACGGCCTACGAGATGTTCCAGCTGCTGACCGAGGAGCCAGCCACCCCGGCGACCGTCGCCGATCGACTCGACACCTCCATCCAGAACGTCCACTACCACCTCGAGAACCTGGCGGAGGCGGATCTGATCGAGGTCGCCGACACCTGCTACTCCGAGAAAGGACGGGAGATGAACGTATTCGTCGTCTCGGAAGATCCGACGCTGGTGGTGCTGGGGCCCAGCGACGATCGCGTCCACCTCAAGCGCGCGTTCAAGTCGCTCTCGTCGGTCATCGGACCGACGGCGATCCTGCTCGCGGTCGCCGACCTGTGGTCGCGCCTGCTCGGCTCCGAATGA